The Lolium rigidum isolate FL_2022 chromosome 1, APGP_CSIRO_Lrig_0.1, whole genome shotgun sequence region GCTTGCTTCATACGCTCATTCACTGCAGTGCAGGCGGCGTACTAGCCGTTCTGTTTATCGATGTGATGTGACGAAGAAAGGCAGAGgagccttttttttcttttggagcTGAGGGCAGAAACGGCTACTAGTACAGCTAGCTAGCCATTTTTTTGTTTCGAATCCCGCATCTTTCATCGGCAACTATTTTTTTAGTTTATTCCACTTTTTACTCTAGCTGTGCATTTGTGTCAAAATTACCCCATTTAAGAATTCTTGCTGGTTTTTATCCCCAAGTTGTTAAAAATGATAGGCTATTCTTTTAGCATTTGTGGCTTGTTTTTTGATACATCTTTTTTCGTTCGTTTATTCCATTTTTTACCTCCTACTTATGCATTTGCAACAAGAAGTTCCAACTAAGGATTTTTGACAGTTTTTACCACTAAGTTGTTACAAAATGATTGATTCTACTAAAGTCCAGGTTAACCTTCATCACACTTCCCGCACCCAATCATACCTAGAGGCGTATATTAAACGTAACATAACTTGTAACGTAGTTTGTAGCTAGATAAGTTAGAATCCTAACTAGTTTGTTAGGTTGTTATTACGGTTGTTCTTATCTCTGTACTTGTAACGCAAGACATGTTGatattgttggattattaggcaatttccgtgtgagtttaattaccgaaagcaacattacagatgcacaagcatacttaaccatacacattagactaagcatatgcatcagatctgaacatggaacaagtagcagtgcaaggtaggagaggaaaagcacgtacatcgcgaccggaaaggtcgcaccagcagcagcaccaccatcaccatgggagttgttgatgtcgcccatggtgtagtcggatctgtcgatgaagcagccgaaccgtcgaagaagaagacgaacagcagcgagcagtcgcgccgagacgctccctaaaaaccttatcgcccgtctcccggtgcaggatctcaacggacggggtttcggaggcctgctctcccggacggctgtgcatgcagtcgccgggatgggaaagactagagagtagcacagcaaaaggaacttcacgagcgagagagatctaagagcactgttctccagatctgatcggtctccttgtatagcctgggaggagagtcgccccgaccgcgttgccacgcgtaggaagccagggacacgcggcgagcatgtacatgcaggtcgacacgtacccaacacagttggtgcaccaagcaaaaatttaggcttccttgagtgtgtctcgaactcgagtcacgaaacgcgacgtgcgtgcgtgacgaggcgaggcgaggcggggcgggcggaggaggaggagtgcgcgaggggctCCTTCTAttttcactcacttggaatgactagaacagcagcccttatataccactccaactctctcccaactagcaatgtgggactaaactttgtcccccaaggctgtcccaagctgccaacgtgatgggccttgagatttcaggaattgtagactacatgggctgccttattgggctgcagcccatatacatttaacaatcccccaccagatctcatatgcacatcagatgacacatttgTTTCATTCACTGTTTAATGtacctgcacttcagtggagactgttaagttgaacttccacctaggcaaggtgctacgcttgactacaactgaacaatggactatgccttgaattgtcagtctttgtgcagcaagtttcgctcaatgccggcacggtactaggctaccttagccatcccctcgggtggagcttataagtcatactcctcggcccttcatgagcttactagagattcacccaaatctcccacactatgaccggtagtgtcactcatataggtgtgttcttcaaaagatcgccctgtaggacggcgtcttcgctcatcgagagccgctcagaacacattaagacattgtcaacctgccttacagtagctatgagagaattgcatctgcagcggagtgggagtatttattttctctcaactcagttgctctggtttgttttcccaggtcctacttcacggaatttccgattacataggttgggttaccccctcgacAACTcaggtgggtctcaaacccatctccctcgatgctaggtctatcatatttcttgatagtccttttgtgaaagggtcTGCCAGAttcttagcactttggacataatccaatgctatcactccggagttcttcgcttttacgacggacttcaatctcctcttgatatgtttggaacttttcagattatccttagaacttttcactttaataatcacagtttgattatcacagttcatgaggatggccggtattggtttttcaaccataggcaagtccatcaagagttcacgaagccattccgcttcgacagtagatgtatctaatgttgtgagttctgcttccatagttgacctcgttaaaatggtctgcttgcaagacttccaggaaacagcgccaccaccaagagtgtgttgacgtcagaaaccccctggcgggcagagacgggcaacaccgtagagccgggaacaactagggctgcggctggccccagtccctcagagcgacggcccgcaaagccNNNNNNNNNNNNNNNNNNNNNNNNNNNNNNNNNNNNNNNNNNNNNNNNNNNNNNNNNNNNNNNNNNNNNNNNNNNNNNNNNNNNNNNNNNNNNNNNNNNNTTAGTTATTTTACTGGTGATATATTTTGTAAGTATATGATTCTTTGACAGTTCAGGAGCAGAACTAGCATCATCTTTATTTCTTCTGCAACATGTCTCtagggttttatcttgaaaacttTAAGCACAACTACCTAACGTTGGAGAATTGTAAGATGTCTCCATTCTTTGTTTTTCAATTTTAGTCAAAGCATCTGAATTAGTTTGTATGTGTAGCTAAATTGAAAACTCTAATTATCCCAATTGGCATTCAGCAATCAAGGAATCAATTGTGCACTTCTGGTTGAATATGTGTCAGATCTGTACATAGCATGAGTATTAAACACTCCATAAATCTATTAACTGCATACCTTGCTCCACGACAAGCTGCCATGTGCTATGGACAATTGGCCACCACGTTCTGCAAGTGAGGTGCAACCTGGTTGAATCATTTATGTACCAACTATAATTTTGCTAGTCTAAACTAGCGGTGGACTTGAGGGAAGAAGGAAGCCGCAAGACATGTGGAATTTTGGAGACCGGAGAACCACAGAAGAAACAACAGAGCTAAACATTGCATATTCTGTTTGACGCTTGTTACATCGGTTAGCGGGGCAACGCGTACCCCTCCAACGCAACGATCCATCCCACCATGCTCGTGACAGTGGTGACCAAAGTTCATAGAGAGAAAGAAGGCGATGCAGTGACGACCTCGCCGCTGACGGAGATTATATGATTGGCTACAGCGTAGCtggctaggcaaggaatgtacctcGCCAGAGACGAGGACGACACGACCAGCCGCGACATCGCCCTAAGAAGTGAGGAAGaaaacattagggttttagggtaggGTGTAGTGGCTGGCAACTTAATGTTCGGGTGGCGGTGTTGGGACCTTGCGGGAATCGGAGAAGAAACATTGCATGTGAAATTTATCATTTATTTGCTTATTTGGATGTAATAAGAAACTTAACATTATTGTATTGCAACAATATTATTTTCTATATCTATGTGTTTATTTGGGTTGAAAATATGATGAGAAATAATGTATAAATGGATAGACCGAACACATATATTTGTACTTGTTTTGAAATAAAACATATGTTGGGGAAGATGTGTCTTCCCAACACACCCCTTCAACCTGTATATaagtgggtcttccacattgcaAGGAGACAAGAGTATCATTTGGTCTATCCCTTCGTGTCTCTTAATTCTGGGCTAAACATTACTTTTCCCTTTGTTTAAGACTTATTCAGCCTACATGGGTTCATCTCTTGTGCAAAAAATGTTTTAATTATCTAAGAAAACcttagtaataataattttataaaACACTTCATCAACATTAGGATACCTTTTTGGCTTTTGCAACATGCGCATCTACAAAATTGAAGTGGAGAAGCTAGAATTATACAATTCATTCATACTACATATCATTCTGCAGCCTTATAAAAGGGAAAAAACTGGAAGAGGAGGAATCCAAATCGAAGATGACCATACCGTTTGAAAAGGAGGAATTGCACATCAATTCTGCACGAGGAACAAGTCCATATCACCGGAGCCTCGTGTCCACATCTAAAGCGGCAGAGAGATGTAGTCCCGGACGATCCGGCCGTCCATCCCGATCTGGACGGCTATAAAGCGAACACATCTCCCAGTGCCTCGTCCCTCTTAACCCCGACGCGGCGACGCCACCCTCTCCCTTTCCGGTCTCCTCGCCGCCCTCACCGCCatgtccaccgccaccgccgcagcCGCCTCGACCTCCCTCTCTCCTTCCACCCGAAGCCGATCGTCGCCATCTTCCAGGATCCTGGCGAACCCCCGCAGATCTCTTCCTGCCAGACTCTTATCCTCATCCCCCTCCCGGTTTCCCCTTGGCCCGGTCTCCGCCATGGCCACTCCGGGCGGCTCTGGCGAGGCGGAGTCCAGAAAGAAGCTTCTCATATTCGAcgccgaggaggacctcgcggcgTCGCTGGCCGAGCACACGGCGGGGCTCTCGGAGAAGTTTGTCGCCGAGAGGGGCGCCTTCACCGTTGTTCTCTCCGGCGGCTCTCTCATCAAGGCTCTCAGGTACCTGGACCTCTCCAAGAATCAAAACCGAACATTTCTGGCTTCGCGGGTTTGGGGGTCGTGAATCGTCTAATCTTGGGTATCGCAGGAAGCTGGCGGAGCCGCCGTACCTGGACGCGGTGGACTGGAGCAGATGGCACGTCTTCTGGGCGGATGAAAGGGTGGTGCCGAAGGACCACGCAGATAGCAACTACAAGCTCGCCATGGATGGGTTTCTCTCTAAGGTACTCGCATGGATAATCTTTTGTTGGGGGCTTGAAAGTTGAGATAGAATGAGGAAATGGGGATGATTATTTGAGTGCTTCAAATTTGTACATCCGATGTTGTGTAGTTATGTTCTGTTCTGCGCGTTTTGTCAATGTTGGACGATTGACTTACGGTGACGGATAGTTTGTCATAATGTAGACTTCCTACTGGTTTCAACTGAACCCGGTCCTGAAAAATGCTAGAATTGGACCTGCACATGGTTGCGGTAAACCTACTGTGTCTTGTAATTAAGTGGTGCATTTCCTGCGGCAGAAAAAAATTAGGGCATCATCATCGAGTGCCGGATAAGTGGTGATGATACATAACTTGAAAAACTGATTGATCTTTAGAGTACAAAACTGAGGATATGCGATGACTGTTTGCTGAAAAAGGATATTGGAGATGATATTACATCCACTGCTCGTCTAAATATTTGTTCAGTGCTTTCTGTAAATCTAGGCAAATTACATTTTCTCTAAAAAGATGGTCGCCCAATCTAAATATGtaaaattgtactccctccgttccaaaaccATTTTGGGACGGATGGAGTAGTACATTTGGTGGTCTATGAGTGAAGTTGTAGGAAGAAGTGTGTAACTGCCCAGAATTCAGAATTTGTGGGTTTGATCACTCTGCTGTATTTCAGATATTTCTGTTTGTTGGATAGTCATTTTAACAGATGAAATAATTGAGGTGGCATGCCATTCGTATTTGGCAGCATATTTAGAAGAGTGATAAGATCTAGTGACAGATATTATAACTGTTGGAGATAGTGGTCTCCCTGGCACCTTTTCTTTGTCAGAAAAGAATATGTGTATTTATTATTTAGTCTGTATGTTTATTTTGTCAATCAAATTAAAACTACATATCATATTTGTGCAGTTGAATCTACATGTGTTACATGATTTTTCAGAAGCTCATATATGTATTACCATCATACTGAGATGACGCATTCTTATCATATACTGTCAATAAGAATATTTAACTGTTCTTATCCACTGACAGAATCATACTCAGATTTTTTTTCTGTGTGTTCAATATAGGTGCCGATTCCTGCTAACCAAGTTTATGCCATGAATGACACACTGACATCTGAGGGGGCTGCGGCTGACTATGAAGCTCGTTTATATCAACTTATTAAGAATGGTGTGGTCGCATTGTCACCAGTAACTGGGTTCCCAAAGTTTGATCTTATGCTTCTGGGGATGGGCCCTGATGGCCATATCGCCTCCCTTTTCCCTGGCCACCCTATTGTCCATGAGAACCAGAAGTTAGTCACCTATGTCGAGGATTCCCCAAAGCCACCACCAAAGAGGATAACATTCACATTCCCCGTGATCAATTCGTCCGCACATATTGCACTCATGGTTACTGGTGCTGGGAAAGCTGGTGCAGTTCACAAAACGCTTTCGGGCAAAGAAAGTTCATCAGATTTGCTGcctgttgagatggttgagccacAAGACGGAGAGATGACTTGGTTCACTGACAAGCCAGCTGTGTCCATGCTGTCGAGCATCTGAAGCTCGTTGCGTTATATACATTTGAAACTTGCACCATAAGGCCCCACTCAGAATGGATGTAAAATTAGTGTGCCACCAACATTACGTTCAACTTTGAGCTAAATACCGTGGCCACACTAGTTTTACATCCAATCCAAGCAGCCCCTTATTAGTATGAAGATTGAGAGGAATTTCCATTAGATCGTACTTGCACCACTCCCATGTGGGTTATTTGAGCTGATTTTGTAGCATATAGTGCAGCGTATATGTGCCGCACACGCCGGTTTCTTTACAATATATGAATCAAAGTAATCACCATTTAATGGGATATTTGTTCCTCGGGTATGTAGATCAGTGTTCGTAGATGGTATATTTAATATGCGATGTTATATATTACTTCCTTTCCACTCATAATATGTTAATGAACATTTTCACATCTTCTGGACTAATGTTCCTGTTATTTGCCACGGCTAGTGTTTTGTACTTCTTTAGCTTTGTTGCGTCGTGCTTAGCCGTTAACTCATCTGTATAATTTCGTGGAGCCTGTTACAGGAATTCTGGAATATTTCTTGCCGCTAGTTTTCAAGTTGTAGGATCAGGTTGAACTAAGCTCTCTGCAATGCATTTCGTTGCAAATTGTACAACTTCTATGCGTTCAGGTATTGCGTGAGTAGACACCTTCCTGAGATTAGCGGCTAGGGTGGACATATGGATTTCCTGGAGCCTGGCCTTCGAAGCTAGTGCAATCATGACGGACCTTCTCAGATCAACATATCAAGGTTAGCAGTGCAATGCTTACCGCAATTAGGCAAGCGTGTGTCGTTCAGAACGATTTTATGCTTACCTCAATCTATTTATATCAACATGTCTTGCGTTACAAGTACAGAGATAAGAACAACCGTAACAACCTAACAAACTAGTTAGGATTCTAGCTTATCTAGCTACAAACTATGCAGGCCCGGGCCCACAGGAGTGCGGCCCGTGCGACCGCACAGGGCCCCAAATTTTTAGGGGCCCCAAATTTCTAAGTTGGCCTCTTATATATAGATCATATTCCTGTATATAAGAGGTTAGACAAGAAATCATCCTAGCTGAGATGGTTCTATGGATACCGCACAGATTATGAAGTATGAGGTCCGCACATACAAGTTGCATGTATAAATCACACTATACCCACTTTTGAAACAAATTTCTTATTCAAGTCTTAAACGTATCAGAAAGTTTGTAATTTGATATAGTGATACCACATTTCTCTCATGGGgtagttgaaagtgcatggagcccccatgtgtagttttggtaattaatgacaatccctatggactaatgtttgcattgagttatatttgtaggagttgtccataggcaattcttgaaccatatgttggcttcaaggttgcaataagaagaaattgatgaaggatatcaagtgtcaagtatgtcttgaagatgaagatgaagtgagccctcaagttacttcaagacatcaacatgatgaagaatgaagaaatgaagtgcaagttcaagatgagtcaactcgaagagttcataagcttgaagcttgccatggagaaatgatgtgcaagttcaagatgagccatctcgaagagatcctttgcttgagtctagtcatccatatggtgatcatggatatgtgaagatgcgccgaagaagaagctctcccatggtggattatgggggagcaatccacatggtggtcatggttatgtgaagatgtgccgaagaagaagctctcccatggtggtttatgggggagcaatctacaagacttcgtcaagcaagcacaagcaagaaaggcgttccatcttgttgaggtcaagatcgtcgtcatcaagctcaagtggaatgcgcaagtataaggtttgctcttgatagggtttctttctcaccggtctcatagtgtagttgaagaccggtttatagtttagttgccgtactatcaagagggctctcgagtgagtaactcgatcgtatcgttcggagagagctcagacctttgcatccttgcatcatctttcttggttgttatttggaccttatccatgtgatgttttagagcttgtgctcattctcatgacaagctctagttcatcgaaaacgaattttgcatagatcacttgttgcgttttcgagttcatcatctttcttggttattatttggatcttatccatgtgatgatttagagcttgtgcttattctcatgacaagctctagttcatcaagaatggtttttgcacgggcaacttgttgcattttcaagattggaggttttaccggtatgtctttttagataggtcaaacctttcatcatttgtttctatcctcccttattggactatgatggtttcctgcatgatcttgtagagcttgttcctagctttaaaacaagcccaagatcatcaaaatcggagtccggatgctaaagttatgcccgtttcggtTTGATGTTTCCGCGTTTtcagggggcggatattccggcccaagtttggggcggataatccggtcccccggaaaaatccggtttttggacaaatccgggcaaatatccggccaaatgtccggcccccatccaggggcatgttttctcatggtccttagccgtttttcggggcccggatattttgcaaatatccggcccggaaaatccggcctgagctgacccaaacggtcatatttcgatgggagggggtatttaagcccccttcttcctccttgggcagctacctcttcccctttgtgctctccaccattgttgaccttgagagcttccctttccctctactcctcctatgcttcttgaatcttttgagggaaaaggaagaggagatctagatctacattcctaccaatcaaatccctctctttgtgaggggaatccactagatctagatcttggagaaatttggtgttcctcctcttatttgttcttcctctcttattcccccaatagcttttgtagctttgttggaatttgagagagaaggacttgagcatctttgtggtgttcttgccattgcatttggtgcatcggtttgagttctccacggtgattcgtggtggtgaaaacaagaaggttgttactcttgggttcttggaaccctagacggattttaggcctttgtggcgatttgttgggagcctccaattaagttgtggatgtgtgccccaatctttgtgtaaggcccggtttccgcctcgaaggaaatcccttagtggaaccgtgacctaggcctttgtggcgagggtcaccggagatttaggtgaggcgccttcgtggcgttcggtgtgtggtgtgagtaccgcatcttggggtgaggcctttgtggcgttggtgtgcatcgaacaaccacacctcaaggtgagcctcttgtggcgttcgggagcactaagcaaccgcacctctccaccggagattagcactcgcaagagtgtgaactccgggataaatcatcgtctcccgcgtgcctcggttatctctatacccgagctctttacttatgcactttaccttgtgatagccatcgtgcttgaagttatatatatcttgctatcacatacttgcttgtattgcttagcacaagttgttggtgcacataggtgaactcttgcttagaataagttgttggtgcacataggtgaaccatagtatataggctttgggcttgacaaagtaaacgctagttttattccgcatttgttaagcccatctcgtaaaagttttaaatcacctattcacccccctctaggcgacatccgtgtcctttcaattggtatcaaagcaaggtctctcattcttaggcttcaccgccttgagagtaaagatgtcggctagaggattagtgcacgataacactcttatattagatggcacaaattatgatgtttggaaaatttgcatgcttagtcattttcgggacattgaccctcatatggagaaaattgtagatataggttttctcctcctatggattcacaaaatctatctttagaggatgagaaaaatttatatctcaattctcaagcttctaatgttcttatgaatgctttgcgagatgtaggtctttttccatacttgccttttggagcgctcatgagttatggacaaaaattcaagataaatatgatgtgtccaatattattaaggatgattgcattgcttccacttccggccgtgatgagttctcatcttcatccacttcaccaaagtgtgtcaagacacaaggtaatgatatggtgggcggtgatgaaaattgcaatgttgatattgagctttctattaatgattcttcatctctatctcattgcaatgtttcatctacggactcaaacacatctagcactagaaatgatttacatgcttgtgttgatagtccttgcatatcatgtgtaagttgcttgaaaaaatctaatgatgatatgcttgcattgtcttgtggccatgataaaaatgattctatttcctctagttgttgtgtgtctaacaatgtagaggaaaccaaagattctattggtcaagacaagatcttgaaaggagcctcaagtaactcctcatctttatctcacggtcctcatatatgccttatggccaagggttccacggtacctcctaccatggaacctaatatgtctcgtggtgataaggatgaggatgaatatgaagaagaggattgggttgtctctctacgcgataagggtaagagcgtattcaaggttatttgcaaagataaaattgctagcactcacttctttgaaatcttgactaccgctattgagagccaaaaacttatttggatgcatgagatgttgcggtcagaaacccaccggcgggcagcgacgggcaacactgtagagccgggaatctcccaggactgcggctggccctgatccctccgagcgacggcccgcaaagcctt contains the following coding sequences:
- the LOC124673179 gene encoding probable 6-phosphogluconolactonase 3, chloroplastic, whose translation is MSTATAAAASTSLSPSTRSRSSPSSRILANPRRSLPARLLSSSPSRFPLGPVSAMATPGGSGEAESRKKLLIFDAEEDLAASLAEHTAGLSEKFVAERGAFTVVLSGGSLIKALRKLAEPPYLDAVDWSRWHVFWADERVVPKDHADSNYKLAMDGFLSKVPIPANQVYAMNDTLTSEGAAADYEARLYQLIKNGVVALSPVTGFPKFDLMLLGMGPDGHIASLFPGHPIVHENQKLVTYVEDSPKPPPKRITFTFPVINSSAHIALMVTGAGKAGAVHKTLSGKESSSDLLPVEMVEPQDGEMTWFTDKPAVSMLSSI